Within Bdellovibrio bacteriovorus HD100, the genomic segment TCATGTTCGATAATGGCAGCGGAAATTATCTGGGCCGTGTCACTGAAATTTATGCTGATGGCACCGCGAAAATCAAATTTGAAGGTTACAGTGAATACAGCTTCATCAAGACTTCGCGCCTTGTAAAGGTGGTGTCTTCCGTGAAGGGTTACAGCAGCGGCACTCGCGTGCTGTTCAATAACGGTTCCGGCTACTATGTCGGTACCGTGCGTGAGGTGTTCGCTGATGGCACAGCCTCCATCAAATTTGAAGGTTACAGTGACCTGAGCTTTATCAAAGTGGATCGCTTGGGACGTCAGGCGGATTGTCATAAAAACATCTGCACCGGAAACCGGGTGATCCTTAACGGTCAGTACTCGGGGACTGTTCGTGCGGTCTATAGCAATGGGTACGCTCTGGTGAAATACTGACGGATACACGGACCTGACCTATACAGACGTGTCCAAACTTTCCAGATAGTGTTCCTTGAAAGCTGAAACTTAGAAATTAGAAATTTAAAATATCAATATTTGTAAATTTGGAGATTGTTATGAAAAAGAAACTGATTGTTGGAATGTTGGCCGCTGCAGCGGTGATGCAGGCGACAAGTCCTGCGATGGCTGAATACAGTGAAAGACGCCCGGCTCCATATCCAGAGGCTCCGCCGATGCCACCACCTCCTCCAGGTCAGTATCTTCAGGAAGGCTCTTTGGAAATCCAGAGTGTGACCCGTCGTACAGGCGGGGAGTGGTATCGCATCAGTCTGCGTCGCGCGGCTTCTTTGGAGCGTATAGAAGTGGCGGCTTTGGCAATGCGTTTGAAAATTCATGACGCCAGTGTGATCACTGAAGATGGCCGTCGTGTATCCATTCGTGAGTTTCGCAACACGGCGGTGTTCGGTGTGGGTTCCCGCGCGGTCTCTGAAAATCTGAACCTGCGTTCTCGTATTGTGGCTATCGATATTCTGGCTGAATCCTATGGTGGCTATGCGGATGTGCGCGTGACGGCTCTTTCCACGGACAGCCGTCCGCAACTGGTTCTGGGGAATCTGCCGCAACAGCCGGGTGGCAACGGCGGTCACAATGGTGGGCACAATGGCGGTGGCAATAATGGTGGTCATGGTGGTGGCAACTATGCGTGCTCTCGTCGTGCCGATGTGACTCGCAGCCTGGAGCAACAGGATGTGGAAATGGATGCTTGGTCGCGCCGAAAGAATGCAGCCAGCTACAATTCCGTGGAATACAACATGGCCGACCGGGAGCTGAAAGCAACAGCGGCCAGAATGGTTCAGATCGCAAAAAGCAATGAAGCCAAAGAAACCAAGATGGAAAAACTGGAGGTTTTGGGCGCCCTTTACTTCCAGAAGATGAATCAGCAGTCGTACAACTCAACTCAGTACAATGCCTACTCTGAGGTGGGAAGAGCGATCTTCAGCGCCATGGAAAACGGTCTTAAACTGGCGTTGGATTGTGACATCAGAACCACGGTTCAGTTGCTGGCTCGCGGGGATGAGTATGTAGGGAAAATGAACACTTATTCCTACAACTCGGTTCCGTACAACGCCTACAGCCGGATGGCTCAGCAGGTATATGCTGCGGCCCCGAACTTCTATGAGCAGGAAGTTCGTCGCTTGGACAAGACCTTCATGAAGATCGATGAAGAGCTGGATGAAAACCATAGAAAGATGAATTCCTATTCATACAATTCTGTAGGGTATAATTCTTACGCCGCCATTATCCGTAAAGGTGTCGAATTGTCTCAAGGAAGCCTGCGCCGTCTGGTGCCTCATATGGGCAGCCTGCAGCGCTTTGATCTGGTGAAGCACTTTGACGGTCGCAAGAATGCGTACTCTTACAATTCGCTTCTTTATAATCACTTTGCTGCGATGAAAGAGATCGCGGCTCGTTAAAATGGTTTTAAGGGAATTTTGGTTCCCTTTTGACACTGGTTTTCTTGGCACAAAGTTTGGATATAGGGTCAACGGATTCACTAATCAGTCTTTTAAGGAGACTTTATGAAAAAGAACCTCGTTCTAGGATCAGTAATTGTCGCTTCCCTTGTACAATATACAAGCCCTGCATTTGCGAACAAGGAAGTTATCGGCGGTATCATTGGTGGTATCATCGGTGGCGGTATCGGTACGCAAATTGGTAAAGGGAACGGCAACAAAGCAGCTATCATCATCGGAGCTGTAGCTGGAACATTGATTGGCTCTAAAGTCGGCAAGGACTTGGATGAAGCTGATCGTCAGGCTCTGGCAGAAGCACAAAGACGTTCTTTGCAGGACAACCTGGGCAGCCGTCGCGACTGGGATGGTCGTCATTATGGTTCGCGCACTGGTGCACGTGGCAGCTTCACTTCCACTCGTGAAGGTTACAACAACCGCACGGGCGAATACTGCCGTGAATACACCTCTATCATCTATATGCGTGACCGCACTGAAGAAACCCGCGGCTATGCGTGCTCCCGCCGTGATGGATCCTGGTATGAAGTGAAAGAAACCGAAGTTCGTTTCAATGGTCGTGGTCATGGTGGCGGCCGTCACAATGAACCACCAGTAAGACCTTCCCAGCCGGTTCGCCCAACTCCTCCTCCAGCTCCGGGCGGTCAGTATGGTCACGGTTATGAAGGCACGGCTCAGATCAGCCAGATCACCCGCCGCACCGGTGGTGAGTGGTTCCGTGTGACCTTGCGCTACCCAATTGCCTTGGATCGTATCGAGATCCGTGGTTTGGCTGCAGGTGTTAAAATCCACGACACGACTGTTTACACTGAGTCCAACCGTCGCATCCAGGTTCGTGAACTGACCAACACGGGTACGGTTTATGCCGGTGACACAGCAATTTCCGAGAACTTGAACCTGCGTGAGCGCGTTCAGGTCATCGACATCCGTGCTGAGTCCATGGGGGGCGTTGCCGACGTACTTGTGAAGGCGATTTCCAGTGAAGATCGTCCTTCCCTGACCGTCAGCCGTTACTAAAAAACATCAGTGCCGCCCAAGGTGGCGCTGAGAGCGGAAATTTTAAGTAATTTTCACTAAAAGCCAGTCTATGACTAACAGTGTCTAGACTGGCTTTTTAGTCTCCAAAAGCCGATATTGAGTGGGTTTAAAACAAGGAGCTCACTCATGTCTAAGTTGCGTGTTGGTATCAACGGTTTTGGTCGTATTGGTCGTGTTCTTTTCCGCGCGGGTTTTGAAAAATTCGATATCGTCGGAATCAATTCCCTGGACAGCATCGAAGGTGATGCTCACTTGCTGAAATACGACTCTGCCCATGGCGTTTTCAATGCAGACGTTTCCACCGAAGGTCACAACCTGATCGTTAACGGTAAAAAAATCGCCGTTTCCAAAACTCGCAATCCAGCCGAAGTTCCTTGGAAGGACCTGGGCGTGGACCTTGTTCTTGAGTGCACAGGCGCATTCAAAAAACGTGAAGACTTCATGCAACACATCTCTGCTGGTGCGAAACGCGTTTTGGTTTCCGGCCCTGCTGAAAAAGGTGCTGACATCACAATGGTGTACGGTATCAACCACGAATCTTACGATCCATCCAAGCACGTTGTTGTTTCCAACGCGTCCTGCACGACAAACTGCCTTGCGCCTTTGGCGAAAGTTCTGAACGACACCTTCGGTATCGAACACGGTACGATGATGACAGTTCACTCTTAC encodes:
- a CDS encoding beta-sandwich domain-containing protein — protein: MKKKLIVGMLAAAAVMQATSPAMAEYSERRPAPYPEAPPMPPPPPGQYLQEGSLEIQSVTRRTGGEWYRISLRRAASLERIEVAALAMRLKIHDASVITEDGRRVSIREFRNTAVFGVGSRAVSENLNLRSRIVAIDILAESYGGYADVRVTALSTDSRPQLVLGNLPQQPGGNGGHNGGHNGGGNNGGHGGGNYACSRRADVTRSLEQQDVEMDAWSRRKNAASYNSVEYNMADRELKATAARMVQIAKSNEAKETKMEKLEVLGALYFQKMNQQSYNSTQYNAYSEVGRAIFSAMENGLKLALDCDIRTTVQLLARGDEYVGKMNTYSYNSVPYNAYSRMAQQVYAAAPNFYEQEVRRLDKTFMKIDEELDENHRKMNSYSYNSVGYNSYAAIIRKGVELSQGSLRRLVPHMGSLQRFDLVKHFDGRKNAYSYNSLLYNHFAAMKEIAAR
- a CDS encoding beta-sandwich domain-containing protein, translating into MKKNLVLGSVIVASLVQYTSPAFANKEVIGGIIGGIIGGGIGTQIGKGNGNKAAIIIGAVAGTLIGSKVGKDLDEADRQALAEAQRRSLQDNLGSRRDWDGRHYGSRTGARGSFTSTREGYNNRTGEYCREYTSIIYMRDRTEETRGYACSRRDGSWYEVKETEVRFNGRGHGGGRHNEPPVRPSQPVRPTPPPAPGGQYGHGYEGTAQISQITRRTGGEWFRVTLRYPIALDRIEIRGLAAGVKIHDTTVYTESNRRIQVRELTNTGTVYAGDTAISENLNLRERVQVIDIRAESMGGVADVLVKAISSEDRPSLTVSRY
- the gap gene encoding type I glyceraldehyde-3-phosphate dehydrogenase; the encoded protein is MSKLRVGINGFGRIGRVLFRAGFEKFDIVGINSLDSIEGDAHLLKYDSAHGVFNADVSTEGHNLIVNGKKIAVSKTRNPAEVPWKDLGVDLVLECTGAFKKREDFMQHISAGAKRVLVSGPAEKGADITMVYGINHESYDPSKHVVVSNASCTTNCLAPLAKVLNDTFGIEHGTMMTVHSYTNDQKILDAPHSDLRRARAAAVSMIPTTTGAAKNVGLVLPELKGLIDGISVRVPTPNVSLVDFTFTAKKDVTRESVNEALIKASEGAMKGVLAVEHNELVSVDFNGNKHSSIVDLATTMVVGPRMVKVLSWYDNETGFSNRMVDVALHMQKKGL